The window CGCTTGCAAGACTCCCGGACGACCTGCGGACGTAGGAGTGACATGTCACTTAGGCTGCCAGGCGTGCGCACCCGACTGACCGACCTCGCCGAACAGGCGGGGGTCTCCACCGCGACCGTGTCGCGCGTGCTCAACGGCAAGCCCGGCGTGGCAGGCGAGACGCGCCAGGCGGTGCTCGCCGCCCTGGACGTGCTCGGCTACGAGCGCCCGTCGGCCCTGCGCGCCCGGCCCGCCGGCCTGATCGGCCTGGTGGTGCCCGAGCTGTCCAACCCGGTGTTCCCGGCGTTCGCGCAGGCCATCGAGTCGCAGCTCGCCTCGCGTGGGTACACACCGCTGCTGTGCACCCAGTCGCCCGGCGGGACCACCGAGGACGAGTACGTCGAGACCCTGATCGACCACGCGGTGGACGGCATCGTCTTCGTGTCCGGCAAGCACGCCGACACCCGCGCCTCCACCGAGCGCTACCAGCGGCTGCGCGGGCGCGGGCTGCCGATCGTGCTGATCAACGGGTACGCCGCCGGCATCGACGCGCCGTTCGTCTCCCCCGACGACGCGGCCAGCATCGAGCTCTCGGTGCGCCACCTGGTGTCCCTGGGCCACCGCCGCATCGGCATGGCGATCGGCCCCGACCGGTTCGTGCCGGCGAAGCGCAAGATCGAGTCGTTCGTCGCGCAGCTCGTGCGGCACGGCCTCGCGCCCACCGAGGAGGAGGCCCGCGAGCACGTCAGCCTCACCCTCTACACGCTGGAGGGCGGCCAGGCCGCGTCCGGCGACCTGTTCGACTCGGGGCACACCGCCGTCGTCTGCGGCTCCGACCTGATGGCGCTCGGCGCCATCCGCGCCGCGCACACGCGCGGCCTGTCCGTGCCCGACGACGTGAGCGTGGTCGGCTACGACGACTCACCCCTGGTGGCGTTCACCGACCCGCCGCTGACGACCGTGCGCCAGCCCGTCGCCGACATGGCGCACGCCGCCGTGAGCGCCCTGCTCACCGAGATCCACGGTGAGCGCGCGCCCCGCTCGGAGCTGCTGTTCACCCCCGAGCTGGTGGTGCGCGGCTCCACCGGAGCGGCACCGCACGCGTGACCGACGCATGACAGCGTGTGACAGGGAGCCGAGTTCCTCCCCTACGCTTGTTGCAAGCGTTACAACCGACATTCCCTTCAGCCCTGAGGACGCGACACGTGACCAGTACTACTCCGCTCACCACAGCCGACCTCACCGCCGGAGCACCCATCCATTCCCCCACCGGGAGCGAGTGGTGGCGCGACGCGGTGATCTACCAGGTCTACCCGCGCTCGTTCGCCGACGGGAACGGCGACGGGATCGGTGACCTGCCGGGCGTCACCTCGAAGCTGGACCACCTGAAGCAGCTGGGGGTCGACGCCGTCTGGCTGAGCCCGTTCTACAGCTCCCCCCAGAAGGACGCGGGCTACGACGTCGCCGACTACCGCGA is drawn from Promicromonospora sp. Populi and contains these coding sequences:
- a CDS encoding LacI family DNA-binding transcriptional regulator, with the protein product MSLRLPGVRTRLTDLAEQAGVSTATVSRVLNGKPGVAGETRQAVLAALDVLGYERPSALRARPAGLIGLVVPELSNPVFPAFAQAIESQLASRGYTPLLCTQSPGGTTEDEYVETLIDHAVDGIVFVSGKHADTRASTERYQRLRGRGLPIVLINGYAAGIDAPFVSPDDAASIELSVRHLVSLGHRRIGMAIGPDRFVPAKRKIESFVAQLVRHGLAPTEEEAREHVSLTLYTLEGGQAASGDLFDSGHTAVVCGSDLMALGAIRAAHTRGLSVPDDVSVVGYDDSPLVAFTDPPLTTVRQPVADMAHAAVSALLTEIHGERAPRSELLFTPELVVRGSTGAAPHA